The following nucleotide sequence is from Thermodesulfobacteriota bacterium.
GGAGGCAAAGACGTCGAGGACCCGCCCCAGGTCCGCCCCCCCCTCGTCCACCAGGCGGCACCCCAGGAGGTCGGCGTGGTAGTACTCTCCCTCCTCCAGGGGCGGCATCTCGCCCCGCTCCACGTAGAGCACGGCGTGGCCCAGCGCCCGCGCCGCCTCCGGGTCGCCCACCCCCCGGAACTTCACCAGGAGGAAGCGCCCGTGGGACCGAACCGACTCTACCGCGGCGGGCTCGGGCTCTCCTTCGCGCCCCAGGTAGACGCGGGAGTACCCTCGAAGCCCCCGGGGCATCCCAGAGCCCACCTCTATCCGAACCTCGCCCCTCACCCCGTGGGGGCGGCCGACCCGGCCCACCGCCACGTAGCGGGCGCGCGCCATGGGCGGCCCCTGCGTCCGGCTCAGTCCTTGGCCTGGGCCTTGGCCCAGACCCCCGTCTGGCGCAGCAGGCTGCGCACCGTGTCGGAGGGCTGGGCGCCCTTGCCGAGCCAGTCGAGCACCCGGTCCTCTTTCACGGCGATGGTCGCGGGCTGCGTCAAGGGGTTGTAGGTGCCCAGCACTTCCAGGAACCGCCCGTCCCGGGGCGCCTCCGAGGGGGCGGCCACGATCCGGTAGTACGGGCGCTTCTTGGCTCCGTGCCGAGCCAGTCTGATCCTTACGGCCATGAATGTTCCTCCACACAGGTGTTCGGTCGCGTTGCGGCGGACCGGCGCGGCGGACCGGCGAACCGGGCCGCAGTCACCGTCCAAAGGGCAGGTGCCCGAGGCCCTTGCCCAGAAGTCTTCCCATCTTGCCCATGGCCCCCTTGCCGCGTCCCCCGCCGAGACCGAGCTGGCCCATGCGCTTGAGCATGGTGCGCGCCTCCTGGTAGCGCTTCATCAGCCGGTTCACGTCCTCCACCCGGGTACCGCTCCCCGAGGCGATGCGGCGCCGGCGGCTGGCGTTGAGGACGTCGGGCTTGCGTCGTTCCAGGGGCGTCATGCTGTCGATGATGGCGATCACCCGGGCCACTTCCTTCTCGTCGGGCTTGGCTCCCTTGAGGGCGCCCCCCATGCCCGGGATCATCTTCATCAGGTCTTCCATGCTCCCGAGCTTGCGCAGGCTCTTGAGCTGGTCGCGGAAGTCCTCGAGGGTAAAGGCGTTCTTCCGGAGCTTTTCCTCCAGACCCTCGGCGGTTTCCTGGTCGAGGGCCGCCTCGGCCTTCTCGATCAGGCTCATGACGTCGCCCATCCCCAGGATGCGCGAGGCCATGCGCTCGGGGTGGAAGACCTCCAGGGCCTGGAGCTTCTCCCCCACGCCCACGAGCTTCACCGGCTTTCGGGTGACGGCCTGTATGGACAGGGCCGCCCCGCCGCGCGCGTCGCCGTCGAGCTTGGTGAGCACCACGCCGGTGATGTTCAGCGCGGCGTCGAACTCCCGGGCCACGTTGACCGCGTCCTGGCCGGTCATGGCGTCGGCCACGAGCAGGGTCTCCCGGGGCTCGAGCAGGCCCGAGAGGCGCTTGAGCTCCTCCATGAGGGCCTCGTCCACGTGGAGCCGCCCGGCCGTGTCGACGATCAGCACGTCGCACCCCGAACGCCGTGCGTCCTCCCGCGCCGCTCGGCAGATCTCCACGGGGTCCTGGGAGGGATCCGCGTCGAAGACCGGCAGCTCCAGCTCGTCCGCGAGCTTCTTGAGCTGCGCGATGGCGGCGGGGCGGTACACGTCGGCCGGCACCAGGTAGGGGCGCCGCTTCAGGTTGCGCTTCAGGTGGAGCGCGAGCTTCCCCGCGCTGGTCGTCTTACCCGAACCCTGGAGCCCCACCAGGAGCACCGGCACCGGCGGAGCGCCCTTGAGATCGAGGGGAGACGCGTGCTCGCCCATCATCCGGACGAGCTCGTCGTGGACGATCTTGACCACCATCTGCCCCGGGGTGAGGCTCTTCATCACCTCGTGCCCCAGGGACCTGTGCTTCACCGCCTCGACGAAGCCCTTGACCACCTTGTAGTGGACGTCGGCCTCCAGGAGGGCCAAACGCACCTCGCGCATGGCCGCCTCGACGTCGCGCTCACTCAGGCGTCCCTTGGACCGCAGCGCGCCGAAAACGCCGGCCAGCTTCTCTGTGAGGCTCTCGAACATGGACCCCCGCCCGGACGCAGCGCGCAGGCGTCCCCTGAAAATTTTGGGAACGCCGACTATAGGGAAGGGGCCTTCAGGGTGTCAAGGGGAAAGGCCGGCGGGAGCAAAGCGGTCGCCGGCCTCGAGGGCAGCGCGGCTGTCGAGGACCAGGCTCGTGGCCGTGGACTCCTGCACCGCCACCACCACCAGGTGCGCGAGCGGCGTGCCGAGGTCCACCAGCCCCTGGGCGTCGCGCTTGCCCTCGCGCACGGGGATCTCGAGGGTGGCACCGGCCGCGAGGCCGTGGGCCGAGCCCCGGTCGAGGAAGACCACGTCGTCGGAGGCAAACAAGAGCTGGCCGGGTGCGCCCCGGAGGATCAGACCGTCCACGCCGGCCCGTGCGGCCCGGGGGGTGACGCTTCCAACGGGACGCCGATAGGCGATCACCCCGTCTCCGTCCTCCACCGCGTCATAGGTCTCGGCGAGCCAGCCCACGGCCCGGTCACCCTGCACGGCCAGGACCTCCAACTCCCCGAGGACCCGCACGTAATACCCCGCCTCCTGCCCCGTGAGGGGGTGGGAGACCGTCTCGGCGTCGTCCACCAGGCTGAGCCGGTCGCCCGGGCGCACCGAGGCCCCGGGGCTCAGGGCGAACTCCAGATCCTCGCCCGTGGCATACCCCACCTTTACCTGGTGGCGGTTGTCCACGGTGCCGAGGCGATCCAGCCGGCGCGGCGCGATGAAGTCGAGACCCTTGCCGCGGGGGAGGGATACGTGTGCCGTACCGGCCGCTTCGCCCCCCGGCTTTCCCGAAGGCGCCCTCGCAGCCTCCCCGGCGTCCGCGGAAACCGCCGCGGCCCACGGAGGCTCCAGGCGCTCCAGAGGCAGGCGCACGACCCGATCCTCGGGAGGAATCGCGGGCAGGTCGGACCGCTCCCGGCGCAGGAACACCGAATCCCCGGGGAAGATGAAATGGGGATTGCGGAAGTGGGGGTTCAAGGCCCACAGCTCCGGCCAGGTGGCCGGATCGTTCCAGTACCGCCCCGAGAGATCCCACAGGGTATCTCCGCGCTCCACGCGGTGGTCGGGCCTGGGGTCTACGTCCTGGGCTGCGGCGTGGCCCGCCATACACAGGGCTGCTGCCCCGATGAGCACTACACTCGCTCTTCGCACGACGACCTCCTGCGCCCGCTGCCGGGCTCGATGCACCACGCCTCGCCAGCCCCCCTGCCTGCGTCCGTCAGCGCTCCCCCCTCAGCACCCTCTGGGCCTGGAGTGCCGCCTCGCTCTGGGGATACTCGGCCGCCACCCGCTCCAGGAATACCGTGCCCCGCTCCACCTCCCCCAGCTCCCGAAACGCGAGCCCGATCTTGAGAAGGGCATCGGGGGCCTTGGCCTGCTGGGGGTAGCGCTCGATCACCTTGTGGAACTCCAGCACCGACTGTTCGTACTCCCCCTGTGAGAAATAGGACTCTCCAATCCAATACTGGGCGTTTCCCGCGTACTCGTGTTCCGGGCTGCGGCGCAGGAAGTCCTCGAAGTCGAGGATCGCCTGCCCGTAGCGCCCCTCCCGAAAGGCGTTGAACGCCCTCCGGTAGAGGTCGGCCGCCGGGGTCGCCGCCCGCGGCCCGTCTGCGGCGGGCCCGTCCGTCACCGGCGGGGGCGGTTCCAGGCGCACCACCCGCAGCGGCGCCCGGGGTTCCGGTTCCTGGCGGGCGGTCTGGAGGGAGGCCAGGGCGGACTCCTGGGCGTCCACCCGCTCCCGCAGGCTCAGGATGTTGCGCGTCACCTCGTCCAGGCGCTGCTCCAGCCGGGAGTTGGCCCGCTGGAGCTCGGACACCGCGGGTTCCCACTCGGCGGACCGGGTCTGGCCCCCAGGCCCGGCGCACCCGGCCGCGAAGGGCAGCAAGACGATCCACGGCAATACGTGACGGCCCATGCGCGCCTCCTGACGAAGTCAGTCCGAAAAGCCGCCTTACGGTACCATTCGGACACTTCCCGTCAAGAGGAGCGGCGCCACGGAGCCCCGTATCGGCACGAACCGGGAAGAGGTTTAGGGTGCCCACTCCATTGTCCGCCGAAATCCCCGTCCCACGGGGGCGCTGCGTGCCCCCGCGTCAACCGCGGCCCCTCAGCTGTCCCGGCTCCCCAGGAACACTCCCTCCGGGTCCACGGCCCGGCGCAGGATCTCGAGCTCTTCCCGGGTCGGGGGAGGGGTTTCGTAGGCTTCGGAGAGGTCGAGGGGGAAGCCGGTCTCGGCCTGGACGCCCGCGGCGGTGGTGCCGGGGTGGTAGGAGGCGAGGTAGGGCTCGCGGGTCTGGGGGCGGTAGCGGATCACTGCCAGGGTGGTGACCACCGCCGCGGGGCCTCCCCCAGTGATGCCGGCCCGCTCCCGGGAGTCGGCGCCCTCGAGCCATCCGGGGCTCGTGCGGTAGTCGACCCGCTCGGGGAACCGGCGCCGCTCGTGGCGGGCGATGACCACCGTGCGCCCCGAGAGCGCCGCCACGTCGGCGGAGCCGCCGCTCCCGGGAAAGCGCACGGCGGGGCGCCGGTAGTCGCCCAGGGCGGTGGAGTTCAAATTGCCGTAGCGGTCGATCTGGGCTCCCCCCAGGAACCCCACGTCCACCCGGCCCCCTTGCAGAATGTAGGTGAAGGCGTCCAGGAGCCCGGCGGCCTGGGCCGCACCCACCAGCGTGCGCGAATCCCCCACGCTCATGGGCAGGTGGAGCATCTGGGGGTCCACCCCCCCCGCCTCGAACACGATGGTGCACCGGGGGGCGTGGGTGCGCTGGGCGAGCATCGCCCCCAGCATGGGCAGCCCGGTGCCCGCGAAGACCACCTCTCGGTCCCGGATCTCCCGGGCGGCGGCCACGGCCATGATCTCGAGGGTGGAGAAGTCGGTGGTTGGCATGGGCTCCCCTGGGGGTTTTTCGTCGGACCGGTCGGACCCGTCAGACCTGTCGGACAGGTCAGACCCGCCACACTTCACGCTTCACGTCTCACGCCCCCTCACCGCCTCTTGAGCTCCGGATTGTACCCCAGGCCCGAGCGGGCTCTAAGGGCGTGGAGGCGCTCCTCGCCGCCCACGGCCTCGAGGTAGGCGGCGTGGTCGGCGGGGCGGAAGACGTAACGCTCCAGATACTCCCGGAACGTCTCCTCCGTGCGGGCGGCCTGGGCGAACAGGGTCAGGTGCTCGGGGTCGTAGTCGTAGCAGTTGTGGACGCTGTGGGGGTGGGCGCCAAAGGGCACGTGGACCACGGCGTGGACCGCGAAGGGGGGGATGCGGTTCTTCTCGGGCTCGCGCCGGAGCTCCTCGTCCTCCACCAACTCCTCGCAGGTGGCGATCACCGTGCGGGCGGCGAGCGCCTGCTGGACGTCGAGGAACTCCTGGCCCTCGATGCGCAGGAGCCCCTGGGGGCTCGCCTTCTGGACGTGGAGGACACAGAAATCTGTCCGCACCGCAGGGACGAGTACCATCGGCTCGCCGGTGAAGGGGCAGGCGGTCACGGCGGCCTTCTTCGGTGCCGCGTCGGGGTCTGCCGCCCGGGCCTCCGGGGTAAGGCCCTCCCGCTCCAGGAGGTCGGTGCCCAGCATGGACCGGGTGGGGAAGAAGGGAAGCCCCATGGCCCCCGCGGTGAACCGGGCCATCATGGCGGCGTTGGAGTAGTCCTCGAAGGCCACCCGCCCCTCCTGGACGAAGCGGCGCCAGTTGGGGGCGATGGGGGAGAAGACCCCGTCGGCCAAATACGCCCCCTCCAGGCGGCGCACGCACCCGGCGCCCAGGAGGAGGTCCACGTCGCTCCCCGCCGAGTGGAAGTAGACGGCCAGCTCCCGCACCCCCCGGCACACGAGCTCCCGCAGGAGCGCCGTGGGGTGGCGCTGGCTCGTGAACCCGCCGATGGAGAGCGACGCCCCGTTGGGCACCCGGGCGGCGGCTTCTGGGAGGGTGAGGAGCTTGGAGTCCATGGGTCCTCGTTTGGGCAGGTAGGTCGGGGCGGCCCGGAGGGCATAGCCCGAAGAGCTCGGCGGGCGAACACCGCTGCGCGGGAACCGCCCGGCTACAGCTACGCGGCGCCCCCGGGCCTGCCCTGGTCGTCCCAGCCCCGCAGGGCGTAGTACTCCTCGCGCATCTTCTCGAGCTCCTCGCGGCGGAGCACGGCGCCCGTCTCGGGCAGGGGTTCGTCGAAAAATCGGGCAGGGAGCCAATCGTCGGCCGGGGTGAGGCCTTCGCGCAGGTTGAACCGCCGGGCCTGGTCGGCGATGGTCCGGGCCACCGCCCGAAGCCCCTCCTGCCCCAGGTCCATGCCCGTCGTCAAGCGGATCACCTCGCCCAGCCCCTCCCAGGGGTAGAAGTCCCGGAAGAAGCGGCACAGGATCATCCCGTCGAAGAGGTTCAGGCGGTCCTCGTAGTCCACGAAGAGCGCGGCCTTGCCCTCCACCGCGTCGGGGGCGATCTGGCCCGAGAGCTCGGGCTTGTAGAAGGTGGAGCGCAGGTGGCACGCCCCCCGGTCGGAGGTGGCGTAGGCCAGGCCCATCCCCTTGAGGACCCGGGGGTCGTACCCGGCGGGCTCCAGGCCCTTCACGTGAATGGCGAGGTCCTCGAGCTTCCACTCCCGGGAGGCCGGGGCGATGCCCCGGGAGAGCACCTGTCCGAGCCCCCGCCGGGCGGCGATGTCTGCCAGGAGGCCCTCGGCGGCGGCCACGTCGCCGTAGGCGACCTTCTCGGGAATCGCCCCCAGGCTCGACGCCTCCATCGCGAAGGCCACCAGGTTCCCTGCGCTGATGGTGTCCATCCCCAGGCGGTCGCAGAGGTCGTTCAGGTACACGATCTCCTCGAAGGAGCCGATGCAGCACAGCCCTCCCAGGGCGTAGATGGTCTCGTACTCGGGCCC
It contains:
- the rpsP gene encoding 30S ribosomal protein S16 — protein: MAVRIRLARHGAKKRPYYRIVAAPSEAPRDGRFLEVLGTYNPLTQPATIAVKEDRVLDWLGKGAQPSDTVRSLLRQTGVWAKAQAKD
- a CDS encoding CoA-transferase, which translates into the protein MDSKLLTLPEAAARVPNGASLSIGGFTSQRHPTALLRELVCRGVRELAVYFHSAGSDVDLLLGAGCVRRLEGAYLADGVFSPIAPNWRRFVQEGRVAFEDYSNAAMMARFTAGAMGLPFFPTRSMLGTDLLEREGLTPEARAADPDAAPKKAAVTACPFTGEPMVLVPAVRTDFCVLHVQKASPQGLLRIEGQEFLDVQQALAARTVIATCEELVEDEELRREPEKNRIPPFAVHAVVHVPFGAHPHSVHNCYDYDPEHLTLFAQAARTEETFREYLERYVFRPADHAAYLEAVGGEERLHALRARSGLGYNPELKRR
- the ybgF gene encoding tol-pal system protein YbgF; this encodes MGRHVLPWIVLLPFAAGCAGPGGQTRSAEWEPAVSELQRANSRLEQRLDEVTRNILSLRERVDAQESALASLQTARQEPEPRAPLRVVRLEPPPPVTDGPAADGPRAATPAADLYRRAFNAFREGRYGQAILDFEDFLRRSPEHEYAGNAQYWIGESYFSQGEYEQSVLEFHKVIERYPQQAKAPDALLKIGLAFRELGEVERGTVFLERVAAEYPQSEAALQAQRVLRGER
- a CDS encoding LysM domain-containing protein; translated protein: MRRASVVLIGAAALCMAGHAAAQDVDPRPDHRVERGDTLWDLSGRYWNDPATWPELWALNPHFRNPHFIFPGDSVFLRRERSDLPAIPPEDRVVRLPLERLEPPWAAAVSADAGEAARAPSGKPGGEAAGTAHVSLPRGKGLDFIAPRRLDRLGTVDNRHQVKVGYATGEDLEFALSPGASVRPGDRLSLVDDAETVSHPLTGQEAGYYVRVLGELEVLAVQGDRAVGWLAETYDAVEDGDGVIAYRRPVGSVTPRAARAGVDGLILRGAPGQLLFASDDVVFLDRGSAHGLAAGATLEIPVREGKRDAQGLVDLGTPLAHLVVVAVQESTATSLVLDSRAALEAGDRFAPAGLSP
- the rimM gene encoding ribosome maturation factor RimM (Essential for efficient processing of 16S rRNA) — translated: MARARYVAVGRVGRPHGVRGEVRIEVGSGMPRGLRGYSRVYLGREGEPEPAAVESVRSHGRFLLVKFRGVGDPEAARALGHAVLYVERGEMPPLEEGEYYHADLLGCRLVDEGGADLGRVLDVFASGAHDLLVVGAPGGREWMLPVLESTVLAMDLEAGEIRVRVPEGLTQ
- a CDS encoding CoA-transferase: MPTTDFSTLEIMAVAAAREIRDREVVFAGTGLPMLGAMLAQRTHAPRCTIVFEAGGVDPQMLHLPMSVGDSRTLVGAAQAAGLLDAFTYILQGGRVDVGFLGGAQIDRYGNLNSTALGDYRRPAVRFPGSGGSADVAALSGRTVVIARHERRRFPERVDYRTSPGWLEGADSRERAGITGGGPAAVVTTLAVIRYRPQTREPYLASYHPGTTAAGVQAETGFPLDLSEAYETPPPTREELEILRRAVDPEGVFLGSRDS
- the ffh gene encoding signal recognition particle protein, giving the protein MFESLTEKLAGVFGALRSKGRLSERDVEAAMREVRLALLEADVHYKVVKGFVEAVKHRSLGHEVMKSLTPGQMVVKIVHDELVRMMGEHASPLDLKGAPPVPVLLVGLQGSGKTTSAGKLALHLKRNLKRRPYLVPADVYRPAAIAQLKKLADELELPVFDADPSQDPVEICRAAREDARRSGCDVLIVDTAGRLHVDEALMEELKRLSGLLEPRETLLVADAMTGQDAVNVAREFDAALNITGVVLTKLDGDARGGAALSIQAVTRKPVKLVGVGEKLQALEVFHPERMASRILGMGDVMSLIEKAEAALDQETAEGLEEKLRKNAFTLEDFRDQLKSLRKLGSMEDLMKMIPGMGGALKGAKPDEKEVARVIAIIDSMTPLERRKPDVLNASRRRRIASGSGTRVEDVNRLMKRYQEARTMLKRMGQLGLGGGRGKGAMGKMGRLLGKGLGHLPFGR